In Ctenopharyngodon idella isolate HZGC_01 chromosome 1, HZGC01, whole genome shotgun sequence, a single genomic region encodes these proteins:
- the LOC127514965 gene encoding tetratricopeptide repeat protein 1-like, which translates to METESEMLSAAMANTLKVTEKTTADQEEDCFYDCEDTLLGEDGHTDTKRTERARSDRLESDARTEKDNSLETERLENMDDTSAEDSEGHEDSSAEKSHDSLTRDLSPGKDNDEEQESDEKRETDSDSEFKEEEVKVTEYDEEYLRELEKDLTEEEKESRRKESLELKEKGNMQFKSGEHVDAEESYTAALRVCPVCYSKERSILFSNRAAARFHQDKKDNAISDCSKAIELNPNYIRAILRRAELYEKTDKLDEALEDYKTVLEKDPGIPAAREACMRLPRQIEERNEKLKEEMMSKLKDLGNMILRPFGLSTSNFQVNQDTNTGSYSINFVQNPNNNNR; encoded by the exons ATGGAGACGGAGTCTGAGATGCTCTCAGCCGCCATGGCTAACACCTTAAAAGTAACAGAGAaaaccactgcagaccaggaagaAGACTGTTTCTATGACTGTGAGGACACATTACTGGGAGAAGATGGACACACTGACACTAAACGCACAGAGAGGGCTCGTAGCGATAGACTGGAATCTGATGCCAGGACAGAAAAAGACAATAGCTTAGAAACTGAGAGACTAGAAAACATGGATGACACATCAGCAGAGGATTCAGAAGGGCACGAGGACAGTTCGGCTGAAAAGAGCCATGACTCATTAACAAGAGATCTGAGTCCTGGGAAAGACAATGATGAAGAACAGGAGAGTGATGAGAAGAGGGAGACTGACTCAGATTCAGAATTTAAAGAAGAGGAGGTCAAGGTGACCGAGTATGATGAGGAATACCTGCGTGAGCTGGAGAAAGACCTGAcggaagaagaaaaagag AGCAGAAGAAAGGAGAGTTTAGAGCTGAAGGAGAAGGGCAACATGCAGTTCAAGAGTGGAG AGCATGTAGATGCTGAGGAGTCTTACACGGCCGCCCTGCGGGTGTGTCCCGTGTGCTACAGTAAAGAGAGATCCATACTCTTCTCTAATCGAGCTGCCGCACGCTTTCATCAG GATAAAAAAGACAACGCTATCAGTGACTGCTCTAAAG CCATAGAACTGAATCCAAATTATATCCGTGCCATTCTGCGGAGAGCAGAACTTTATGAGAAGACAGACAAGCTTGATGAAGCTCTAGAGGACTACAAAACTGTCTTGGAGAAAGACCCGGGCATCCCTGCGGCTAGAGAGGCCTGTATG CGGTTGCCACGACAAATTGAAGAGCGCAACGAGAAACTGAAAGAAGAGATGATGa GTAAGCTGAAAGACTTGGGCAACATGATTTTACGACCCTTTGGTCTCTCTACCTCCAACTTCCAGGTCAACCAAGATACCAACACAGGATCCTACTCCATTAATTTTGTTCAGAATCCCAATAACAATAATAGATAG
- the LOC127514909 gene encoding PWWP domain-containing protein 2A-like isoform X3 produces MAAVAAEPGAAAASTTAGDGVEYEPEPGEHVVDLEAHSVPKMELCHQPEDMDAVQECSQVQMEIRRPDLQAAGKALAAHADGECTDTGGSWGRLDTAEQPVLMDYMCTGVSDYGGSFSPKVEAANEVSPLESSPCLLLPSSISDSQPSVVFLHSLPAQVPSEPETGLSLAVEYDSNPVSSHHTDLECELIGFTQPDPEPEPANDALGSELKSHEDAFHDIPHPSDHLDSLSNAEETSLGESVGQSCISDFSTVSSKDSPELPAVVDQSLISSVESEEVRSRPLHHQSFKTDLSEPERESETKAPLLCATEPDTVERLVLGSEVRVSLDHIIDDALVVSFRLGEKIFSGVLMDLSKRFGPYGIPITVFPKREYKDKPESMQLKTEAFQSETDKGVAQAPSDAPIKDPADAPDAPLKDPAETPAAPQPCPNPQPNPWTSKPPPLFQEGAPYPPPLFIRDTYNQSLPQPLPRKIKRPKRRLYREEPTSIMNAIKLRPRQVLCDKCKGAVVQGDKRETRRGPISDCRSDDAKRRRNDNATAAAGKRPRSDPRSEEKGRSTDGPKRQGSAIRVSSSTTSSLGHSQVKGTAAGNKIVKGVSTTTTSSANSRVQLNAKKVLQSKNVDHSKAREVLKMAKAQRRQKETVTGSSGNTKAITRAAALQEAHQKVHFTRRLQQISGGPGSTPLPPRMRIKPQSAATLKSC; encoded by the exons ATGGCGGCCGTGGCTGCGGAGCCAGGAGCTGCTGCGGCATCAACAACAGCGGGGGACGGGGTGGAATACGAGCCCGAGCCAGGAGAGCATGTGGTCGACCTAGAGGCCCACTCCGTCCCGAAAATGGAGCTTTGTCACCAACCCGAGGATATGGATGCAGTTCAGGAATGCAGCCAGGTCCAAATGGAAATCAGAAGGCCGGACCTTCAAGCCGCGGGAAAAGCCCTCGCTGCCCATGCGGACGGTGAGTGCACCGACACGGGGGGTTCCTGGGGCCGCTTGGACACAGCCGAGCAGCCCGTGCTTATGGACTACATGTGTACAGGCGTTTCTGATTACGGGGGATCCTTCTCGCCGAAAGTGGAGGCTGCAAACGAGGTCAGTCCTCTCGAATCCAGCCCCTGCCTTTTACTCCCCAGCTCCATCTCCGACTCCCAGCCCTCCGTGGTCTTCTTGCATTCCCTTCCCGCTCAGGTTCCGTCGGAGCCTGAAACCGGACTGTCTCTGGCTGTCGAATACGACTCCAATCCCGTGTCAAGCCATCATACCGATCTAGAGTGTGAACTCATAGGCTTCACGCAGCCTGATCCGGAGCCCGAACCCGCAAATGATGCTCTCGGGTCGGAACTCAAATCTCACGAGGATGCTTTCCATGACATCCCGCACCCCTCAGATCACCTGGACTCTCTGTCCAATGCAGAGGAGACCTCGCTGGGAGAATCGGTGGGTCAGAGCTGCATTAGTGACTTTTCTACTGTTTCCAGCAAGGACTCTCCAGAACTTCCAGCAGTGGTGGATCAGTCGCTCATCTCATCGGTAGAGTCAGAAGAAGTGCGCTCGCGTCCTCTTCATCATCAGAGCTTCAAAACGGACCTTAGCGAACCCGAGAGGGAGTCGGAAACGAAAGCCCCGCTTCTGTGTGCGACGGAGCCCGACACGGTGGAGCGCCTGGTGCTCGGGTCCGAGGTTCGGGTCTCGCTGGATCACATCATCGACGATGCGCTCGTGGTGTCGTTTCGCTTAGGCGAGAAGATCTTCTCCGGGGTACTCATGGACCTTTCAAAAAG GTTTGGACCTTATGGGATTCCTATAACTGTGTTCCCCAAGAGAGAGTATAAGGACAAGCCAGAATCTATGCAGCTGAAGACGGAAGCATTCCAGTCAGAGACGGATAAGGGTGTTGCTCAAGCTCCTAGTGATGCCCCAATTAAGGACCCTGCGGATGCTCCGGATGCCCCTCTGAAGGACCCTGCTGAGACTCCTGCAGCACCCCAGCCCTGTCCCAACCCTCAACCTAACCCATGGACCTCAAAACCACCTCCTTTGTTTCAGGAGGGGGCCCCTTATCCACCTCCATTGTTCATCAGGGACACCTACAACCAGTCGTTACCTCAGCCTCTACCCCGCAAAATCAAGCGGCCCAAGCGTAGGCTGTATCGAGAGGAGCCCACTTCTATAATGAATGCCATCAAGCTCCGACCAAGACAAGTTCTGTGTGATAAATGTAAAGGGGCTGTGGTGCAAGGGGACAAGCGTGAGACACGTAGAGGCCCCATTTCAGACTGCCGGAGTGACGATGCCAAAAGACGGCGTAACGACAACGCGACGGCAGCTGCTGGTAAGCGGCCCCGTAGTGATCCACGCTCTGAAGAGAAGGGCCGTAGTACTGATGGGCCCAAACGGCAGGGTTCAGCCATACGGGTGTCATCATCCACCACCTCTTCTCTGGGCCATAGTCAGGTCAAAGGTACAGCTgcagggaacaaaatagtaaaggGGGTGTCCACTACAACAACGTCCTCGGCCAACTCTCGAGTGCAGCTCAATGCCAAAAAAGTGCTTCAGAGCAAAAATGTTGACCACTCCAAGGCACGAGAGGTGCTGAAGATGGCCAAAGCTCagagaagacagaaagagactgTCACAGGCAGTAGCGGGAACACCAAGGCCATAACCAGGGCCGCAGCCCTCCAGGAAGCCCACCAGAAGGTCCACTTCACCCGACGACTGCAGCAGATTAGTGGAGGTCCAGGTTCCACCCCCCTGCCACCCAGGATGCGCATCAAGCCCCAAAG tGCTGCAACTCTGAAGAGCTGCTGA
- the LOC127514909 gene encoding PWWP domain-containing protein 2A-like isoform X2: MAAVAAEPGAAAASTTAGDGVEYEPEPGEHVVDLEAHSVPKMELCHQPEDMDAVQECSQVQMEIRRPDLQAAGKALAAHADGECTDTGGSWGRLDTAEQPVLMDYMCTGVSDYGGSFSPKVEAANEVSPLESSPCLLLPSSISDSQPSVVFLHSLPAQVPSEPETGLSLAVEYDSNPVSSHHTDLECELIGFTQPDPEPEPANDALGSELKSHEDAFHDIPHPSDHLDSLSNAEETSLGESVGQSCISDFSTVSSKDSPELPAVVDQSLISSVESEEVRSRPLHHQSFKTDLSEPERESETKAPLLCATEPDTVERLVLGSEVRVSLDHIIDDALVVSFRLGEKIFSGVLMDLSKRFGPYGIPITVFPKREYKDKPESMQLKTEAFQSETDKGVAQAPSDAPIKDPADAPDAPLKDPAETPAAPQPCPNPQPNPWTSKPPPLFQEGAPYPPPLFIRDTYNQSLPQPLPRKIKRPKRRLYREEPTSIMNAIKLRPRQVLCDKCKGAVVQGDKRETRRGPISDCRSDDAKRRRNDNATAAAGKRPRSDPRSEEKGRSTDGPKRQGSAIRVSSSTTSSLGHSQVKGTAAGNKIVKGVSTTTTSSANSRVQLNAKKVLQSKNVDHSKAREVLKMAKAQRRQKETVTGSSGNTKAITRAAALQEAHQKVHFTRRLQQISGGPGSTPLPPRMRIKPQRSENAVKPLKKSNS; the protein is encoded by the exons ATGGCGGCCGTGGCTGCGGAGCCAGGAGCTGCTGCGGCATCAACAACAGCGGGGGACGGGGTGGAATACGAGCCCGAGCCAGGAGAGCATGTGGTCGACCTAGAGGCCCACTCCGTCCCGAAAATGGAGCTTTGTCACCAACCCGAGGATATGGATGCAGTTCAGGAATGCAGCCAGGTCCAAATGGAAATCAGAAGGCCGGACCTTCAAGCCGCGGGAAAAGCCCTCGCTGCCCATGCGGACGGTGAGTGCACCGACACGGGGGGTTCCTGGGGCCGCTTGGACACAGCCGAGCAGCCCGTGCTTATGGACTACATGTGTACAGGCGTTTCTGATTACGGGGGATCCTTCTCGCCGAAAGTGGAGGCTGCAAACGAGGTCAGTCCTCTCGAATCCAGCCCCTGCCTTTTACTCCCCAGCTCCATCTCCGACTCCCAGCCCTCCGTGGTCTTCTTGCATTCCCTTCCCGCTCAGGTTCCGTCGGAGCCTGAAACCGGACTGTCTCTGGCTGTCGAATACGACTCCAATCCCGTGTCAAGCCATCATACCGATCTAGAGTGTGAACTCATAGGCTTCACGCAGCCTGATCCGGAGCCCGAACCCGCAAATGATGCTCTCGGGTCGGAACTCAAATCTCACGAGGATGCTTTCCATGACATCCCGCACCCCTCAGATCACCTGGACTCTCTGTCCAATGCAGAGGAGACCTCGCTGGGAGAATCGGTGGGTCAGAGCTGCATTAGTGACTTTTCTACTGTTTCCAGCAAGGACTCTCCAGAACTTCCAGCAGTGGTGGATCAGTCGCTCATCTCATCGGTAGAGTCAGAAGAAGTGCGCTCGCGTCCTCTTCATCATCAGAGCTTCAAAACGGACCTTAGCGAACCCGAGAGGGAGTCGGAAACGAAAGCCCCGCTTCTGTGTGCGACGGAGCCCGACACGGTGGAGCGCCTGGTGCTCGGGTCCGAGGTTCGGGTCTCGCTGGATCACATCATCGACGATGCGCTCGTGGTGTCGTTTCGCTTAGGCGAGAAGATCTTCTCCGGGGTACTCATGGACCTTTCAAAAAG GTTTGGACCTTATGGGATTCCTATAACTGTGTTCCCCAAGAGAGAGTATAAGGACAAGCCAGAATCTATGCAGCTGAAGACGGAAGCATTCCAGTCAGAGACGGATAAGGGTGTTGCTCAAGCTCCTAGTGATGCCCCAATTAAGGACCCTGCGGATGCTCCGGATGCCCCTCTGAAGGACCCTGCTGAGACTCCTGCAGCACCCCAGCCCTGTCCCAACCCTCAACCTAACCCATGGACCTCAAAACCACCTCCTTTGTTTCAGGAGGGGGCCCCTTATCCACCTCCATTGTTCATCAGGGACACCTACAACCAGTCGTTACCTCAGCCTCTACCCCGCAAAATCAAGCGGCCCAAGCGTAGGCTGTATCGAGAGGAGCCCACTTCTATAATGAATGCCATCAAGCTCCGACCAAGACAAGTTCTGTGTGATAAATGTAAAGGGGCTGTGGTGCAAGGGGACAAGCGTGAGACACGTAGAGGCCCCATTTCAGACTGCCGGAGTGACGATGCCAAAAGACGGCGTAACGACAACGCGACGGCAGCTGCTGGTAAGCGGCCCCGTAGTGATCCACGCTCTGAAGAGAAGGGCCGTAGTACTGATGGGCCCAAACGGCAGGGTTCAGCCATACGGGTGTCATCATCCACCACCTCTTCTCTGGGCCATAGTCAGGTCAAAGGTACAGCTgcagggaacaaaatagtaaaggGGGTGTCCACTACAACAACGTCCTCGGCCAACTCTCGAGTGCAGCTCAATGCCAAAAAAGTGCTTCAGAGCAAAAATGTTGACCACTCCAAGGCACGAGAGGTGCTGAAGATGGCCAAAGCTCagagaagacagaaagagactgTCACAGGCAGTAGCGGGAACACCAAGGCCATAACCAGGGCCGCAGCCCTCCAGGAAGCCCACCAGAAGGTCCACTTCACCCGACGACTGCAGCAGATTAGTGGAGGTCCAGGTTCCACCCCCCTGCCACCCAGGATGCGCATCAAGCCCCAAAG GTCAGAGAATGCTGTAAAACCATTGAAAAAAAGTAACAGTTGA
- the LOC127514909 gene encoding PWWP domain-containing protein 2A-like isoform X1, giving the protein MAAVAAEPGAAAASTTAGDGVEYEPEPGEHVVDLEAHSVPKMELCHQPEDMDAVQECSQVQMEIRRPDLQAAGKALAAHADGECTDTGGSWGRLDTAEQPVLMDYMCTGVSDYGGSFSPKVEAANEVSPLESSPCLLLPSSISDSQPSVVFLHSLPAQVPSEPETGLSLAVEYDSNPVSSHHTDLECELIGFTQPDPEPEPANDALGSELKSHEDAFHDIPHPSDHLDSLSNAEETSLGESVGQSCISDFSTVSSKDSPELPAVVDQSLISSVESEEVRSRPLHHQSFKTDLSEPERESETKAPLLCATEPDTVERLVLGSEVRVSLDHIIDDALVVSFRLGEKIFSGVLMDLSKRFGPYGIPITVFPKREYKDKPESMQLKTEAFQSETDKGVAQAPSDAPIKDPADAPDAPLKDPAETPAAPQPCPNPQPNPWTSKPPPLFQEGAPYPPPLFIRDTYNQSLPQPLPRKIKRPKRRLYREEPTSIMNAIKLRPRQVLCDKCKGAVVQGDKRETRRGPISDCRSDDAKRRRNDNATAAAGKRPRSDPRSEEKGRSTDGPKRQGSAIRVSSSTTSSLGHSQVKGTAAGNKIVKGVSTTTTSSANSRVQLNAKKVLQSKNVDHSKAREVLKMAKAQRRQKETVTGSSGNTKAITRAAALQEAHQKVHFTRRLQQISGGPGSTPLPPRMRIKPQRYRNEENDSSSCKPPCLEKVPGGGRLPLPKPAVPRCTSTRSSSSSCSASQVATAVEPQRPDKAIESLLSQAQPDPLPAPEYREPQAETEEQEGREEKRETRGSKAGNLVVYMTLNPSQPDSSSTSMCSIDSADDLKSSNSECSSTETFDFPPPGDLRSAPAPGTSSAFASASPSAPKDVKKRSKSLKAAVFSKNVTKCVALDGRTICVGDIVWAKILGFPWWPARILAITVSRKDNGLLVRQEARVSWFGSPTTSFLAITQLAPFLENFQSRFDKKRKGLYRKAITEAAKAAKQLTPEVRALLTQFET; this is encoded by the exons ATGGCGGCCGTGGCTGCGGAGCCAGGAGCTGCTGCGGCATCAACAACAGCGGGGGACGGGGTGGAATACGAGCCCGAGCCAGGAGAGCATGTGGTCGACCTAGAGGCCCACTCCGTCCCGAAAATGGAGCTTTGTCACCAACCCGAGGATATGGATGCAGTTCAGGAATGCAGCCAGGTCCAAATGGAAATCAGAAGGCCGGACCTTCAAGCCGCGGGAAAAGCCCTCGCTGCCCATGCGGACGGTGAGTGCACCGACACGGGGGGTTCCTGGGGCCGCTTGGACACAGCCGAGCAGCCCGTGCTTATGGACTACATGTGTACAGGCGTTTCTGATTACGGGGGATCCTTCTCGCCGAAAGTGGAGGCTGCAAACGAGGTCAGTCCTCTCGAATCCAGCCCCTGCCTTTTACTCCCCAGCTCCATCTCCGACTCCCAGCCCTCCGTGGTCTTCTTGCATTCCCTTCCCGCTCAGGTTCCGTCGGAGCCTGAAACCGGACTGTCTCTGGCTGTCGAATACGACTCCAATCCCGTGTCAAGCCATCATACCGATCTAGAGTGTGAACTCATAGGCTTCACGCAGCCTGATCCGGAGCCCGAACCCGCAAATGATGCTCTCGGGTCGGAACTCAAATCTCACGAGGATGCTTTCCATGACATCCCGCACCCCTCAGATCACCTGGACTCTCTGTCCAATGCAGAGGAGACCTCGCTGGGAGAATCGGTGGGTCAGAGCTGCATTAGTGACTTTTCTACTGTTTCCAGCAAGGACTCTCCAGAACTTCCAGCAGTGGTGGATCAGTCGCTCATCTCATCGGTAGAGTCAGAAGAAGTGCGCTCGCGTCCTCTTCATCATCAGAGCTTCAAAACGGACCTTAGCGAACCCGAGAGGGAGTCGGAAACGAAAGCCCCGCTTCTGTGTGCGACGGAGCCCGACACGGTGGAGCGCCTGGTGCTCGGGTCCGAGGTTCGGGTCTCGCTGGATCACATCATCGACGATGCGCTCGTGGTGTCGTTTCGCTTAGGCGAGAAGATCTTCTCCGGGGTACTCATGGACCTTTCAAAAAG GTTTGGACCTTATGGGATTCCTATAACTGTGTTCCCCAAGAGAGAGTATAAGGACAAGCCAGAATCTATGCAGCTGAAGACGGAAGCATTCCAGTCAGAGACGGATAAGGGTGTTGCTCAAGCTCCTAGTGATGCCCCAATTAAGGACCCTGCGGATGCTCCGGATGCCCCTCTGAAGGACCCTGCTGAGACTCCTGCAGCACCCCAGCCCTGTCCCAACCCTCAACCTAACCCATGGACCTCAAAACCACCTCCTTTGTTTCAGGAGGGGGCCCCTTATCCACCTCCATTGTTCATCAGGGACACCTACAACCAGTCGTTACCTCAGCCTCTACCCCGCAAAATCAAGCGGCCCAAGCGTAGGCTGTATCGAGAGGAGCCCACTTCTATAATGAATGCCATCAAGCTCCGACCAAGACAAGTTCTGTGTGATAAATGTAAAGGGGCTGTGGTGCAAGGGGACAAGCGTGAGACACGTAGAGGCCCCATTTCAGACTGCCGGAGTGACGATGCCAAAAGACGGCGTAACGACAACGCGACGGCAGCTGCTGGTAAGCGGCCCCGTAGTGATCCACGCTCTGAAGAGAAGGGCCGTAGTACTGATGGGCCCAAACGGCAGGGTTCAGCCATACGGGTGTCATCATCCACCACCTCTTCTCTGGGCCATAGTCAGGTCAAAGGTACAGCTgcagggaacaaaatagtaaaggGGGTGTCCACTACAACAACGTCCTCGGCCAACTCTCGAGTGCAGCTCAATGCCAAAAAAGTGCTTCAGAGCAAAAATGTTGACCACTCCAAGGCACGAGAGGTGCTGAAGATGGCCAAAGCTCagagaagacagaaagagactgTCACAGGCAGTAGCGGGAACACCAAGGCCATAACCAGGGCCGCAGCCCTCCAGGAAGCCCACCAGAAGGTCCACTTCACCCGACGACTGCAGCAGATTAGTGGAGGTCCAGGTTCCACCCCCCTGCCACCCAGGATGCGCATCAAGCCCCAAAGGTACCGTAATGAAGAGAACGATTCTTCCTCATGTAAGCCGCCTTGCTTGGAGAAAGTGCCGGGAGGGGGCCGTTTACCACTGCCTAAGCCAGCCGTGCCCCGCTGCACCTCCACacgctcctcctcctcctcctgctcTGCTAGCCAAGTCGCCACAGCTGTAGAGCCCCAGAGGCCAGACAAAGCGATTGAGTCCCTTCTCAGCCAGGCCCAACCCGATCCCCTCCCAGCTCCGGAATACAGGGAACCCCAGGCTGAGACAGAGGAACAGGAGGGGCGGGAGGAAAAGCGGGAGACGCGTGGGAGCAAGGCTGGTAACCTAGTGGTCTACATGACCCTTAACCCCAGCCAGCCCGACTCCTCTAGTACCTCCATGTGCAGCATCGATAGTGCAGATGACTTAAAGTCATCAAACTCTGAGTGTAGCTCTACCGAAACATTTGACTTCCCCCCTCCTGGTGATTTGCGATCGGCCCCTGCCCCTGGCACATCCTCCGCTTTTGCCTCTGCCTCTCCCTCTGCTCCTAAGGACGTCAAAAAGCGCAGTAAATCCCTCAAAGCTGCCGTTTTTTCCAAAAACGTCACAAAGTGTGTTGCCCTGGATGGCAGGACAATTTGTGTAGGGGACATTGTTTGGGCCAAAATCCTTGGCTTCCCCTGGTGGCCCGCCCGCATCTTAGCCATCACAGTGAGTCGCAAAGATAATGGGCTCTTAGTCAGGCAGGAGGCCCGGGTCTCTTGGTTTGGGTCGCCCACCACTTCCTTCCTGGCCATTACTCAGCTTGCCCCATTTCTAGAAAACTTCCAGTCTCGCTTTGACAAGAAGAGAAAGGGCCTGTATCGTAAAGCCATCACTGAGGCTGCCAAGGCTGCCAAGCAGCTCACTCCCGAGGTCCGAGCGTTGCTAACTCAGTTTGAGACGTGA
- the LOC127514991 gene encoding gastrotropin-like: MAFNGKWETESQDGYDEFCKLIGIPDDVITKGRDFKLVTEVIQNGDDYTWIQYYPNNHVVTNKFIVGKESDMETVGGKKFKGVVSMEGSKLAISFPKYHHTSEISGGKLVETSTATSAKGPVVFVRTSKKI, encoded by the exons ATGGCTTTCAACGGCAAGTGGGAAACCGAATCTCAGGACGGATATGACGAGTTCTGCAAACTGATTG GTATCCCTGATGATGTCATCACGAAGGGCCGTGACTTCAAGCTTGTGACGGAGGTCATCCAGAATGGAGATGATTACACATGGATCCAGTACTACCCAAACAACCACGTTGTGACCAACAAATTCATCGTTGGCAAAGAAAGTGACATGGAGACTGTTGGAGGGAAGAAATTTAAG GGTGTAGTCTCCATGGAAGGGAGCAAGCTGGCCATAAGTTTCCCCAAGTACCACCATACATCTGAGATCAGCGGTGGAAAGCTGGTGGAG ACATCCACAGCAACTAGCGCCAAGGGTCCAGTTGTTTTTGTTCGTACAAGCAAGAAGATCTAA